A genomic segment from Pseudomonas sp. S09G 359 encodes:
- a CDS encoding 5'-nucleotidase has product MAKGLGDKLVLAISSRALFDLSDSHKVYLAQGVEAYRKYQIEHEEENLEPGDAFPLVKKLLSLNASLGRARVEVVLVSRNSADTGLRVFNSIQHYGLDISRAAFVGGRSPYPYLAAFGCHLFLSTHAEDVRSALDAGFAAATILSGGPRRASSEELRIAFDGDAVLFSDESERVYQAGGLEAFQASERESARQPLHGGPFKGFLAALNLLQREFPDEACPIRTALVTARSAPSHERVIRTLREWDIRLDESLFLGGLEKSAFLEAFAADVFFDDQAGHCEKAREVVATGHVPHGISNEVKI; this is encoded by the coding sequence ATGGCGAAGGGATTGGGCGACAAACTGGTGCTGGCGATTTCATCGCGGGCGCTGTTCGACCTGAGCGACAGCCACAAGGTCTACCTGGCCCAGGGCGTGGAGGCCTATCGCAAATACCAGATCGAACACGAAGAGGAAAATCTCGAGCCCGGCGATGCCTTCCCATTGGTGAAGAAGCTGCTCAGCCTTAATGCGAGCCTTGGGCGTGCCCGCGTGGAAGTGGTGCTGGTGTCCCGCAACAGTGCCGACACCGGCTTGCGCGTGTTCAATTCGATCCAGCATTACGGTCTGGATATTTCCCGCGCGGCCTTCGTCGGCGGGCGTAGTCCCTATCCCTATTTGGCGGCATTTGGTTGCCACCTGTTTTTGTCCACCCATGCCGAGGATGTGCGCAGCGCCCTCGATGCCGGGTTTGCGGCGGCGACGATTCTGTCGGGTGGCCCGCGCCGGGCTTCCAGCGAGGAACTGCGCATCGCTTTTGACGGCGACGCGGTGCTGTTTTCCGATGAGTCCGAGCGGGTTTACCAGGCCGGCGGGCTGGAGGCGTTCCAGGCCAGCGAGCGTGAGTCGGCGCGCCAGCCTTTGCATGGCGGGCCTTTCAAGGGCTTCCTGGCAGCGTTGAACCTGTTGCAGCGCGAGTTTCCCGACGAGGCCTGCCCGATCCGCACCGCCTTGGTGACTGCCCGTTCGGCACCCTCCCATGAGCGGGTGATTCGCACCCTGCGCGAGTGGGATATCCGCCTGGATGAATCGCTGTTCTTGGGCGGCCTGGAAAAATCCGCGTTTCTGGAAGCGTTCGCCGCCGATGTATTTTTCGATGATCAGGCCGGGCATTGCGAGAAGGCCAGGGAGGTTGTGGCCACCGGGCACGTGCCCCATGGCATCAGTAACGAGGTGAAGATCTAA
- a CDS encoding putative 2-dehydropantoate 2-reductase, which produces MTAQSPRIGIIGTGAIGGFYGLMLARAGFDVHFLLRSEYAAVSEHGLHLNSTLHGKLHLHPVQAYARAADMPACDWLLVGTKSTGNVDLAPTIAQVAAADAKVVLLQNGLDVEDSLREHLPASLHLLGGLCYIGVHRSAPGVVEHQALGRVNLGYHSGTAANDADRQKAIVEAGAALFHQAGIESQAMANVHQARWHKLVWNVPYNGLSVLLGTGTTALMADESSRELIQALMAEVVQGANACGHAIPNSYAEQMFTMTESMDDYLPSMYHDHVHKRPLELAAIYARPLAAAKAAGCELPRMQALYQALSFIDRHNR; this is translated from the coding sequence ATGACAGCACAATCGCCGCGTATCGGCATCATTGGCACCGGCGCCATCGGTGGTTTCTACGGCCTGATGCTGGCGCGTGCAGGTTTCGATGTGCACTTCCTGTTGCGCAGCGAATATGCCGCCGTCAGCGAGCACGGCTTGCATCTCAACAGTACGTTGCATGGCAAGCTGCACTTGCACCCGGTGCAGGCCTACGCCCGCGCGGCCGATATGCCGGCGTGCGACTGGTTGCTGGTGGGCACCAAATCCACCGGCAACGTGGACCTGGCGCCGACCATCGCCCAGGTCGCGGCAGCGGATGCCAAAGTGGTGCTGCTGCAAAACGGCCTCGATGTGGAAGACAGCCTGCGTGAACACCTGCCGGCGTCGCTGCATCTGCTCGGCGGCTTGTGCTACATCGGCGTGCATCGCTCCGCGCCTGGCGTGGTCGAGCACCAGGCGTTGGGCCGGGTCAACCTCGGCTATCACAGCGGCACTGCAGCCAACGATGCAGACCGCCAGAAGGCGATTGTCGAGGCCGGCGCCGCGCTGTTTCACCAGGCCGGCATCGAGTCCCAGGCCATGGCTAATGTGCATCAGGCCCGGTGGCACAAGCTGGTGTGGAATGTGCCCTACAACGGCCTGTCCGTATTACTGGGCACTGGCACCACCGCGCTGATGGCGGATGAATCCAGCCGCGAACTGATCCAGGCGCTGATGGCCGAGGTGGTGCAGGGGGCCAATGCCTGCGGCCATGCGATCCCCAACAGTTACGCCGAGCAGATGTTCACCATGACCGAGTCCATGGATGACTACCTGCCCAGCATGTACCACGACCATGTGCACAAACGCCCGCTGGAACTGGCGGCGATCTACGCTCGGCCACTGGCCGCCGCCAAGGCCGCAGGGTGCGAATTGCCGCGCATGCAAGCGCTGTATCAGGCCTTGAGCTTTATCGATCGGCACAACCGCTGA
- a CDS encoding universal stress protein gives MIRSMLYATDLGLYAPYVMQHALALARTFKADLYVIHVVEPIGLFAESVLQSYLDEAALREWQSQGLTTVMATIEQRVLDSFREELGEGEQDLKLIRSVRVIQGDPCEVILEQLRKLSVDLLIVGSHSHATAAATPLGRTAARVLQLSTVPVYLVPSLQRRRSDDV, from the coding sequence ATGATTCGTTCGATGCTGTATGCCACGGACCTCGGTCTGTATGCGCCTTACGTGATGCAGCATGCGCTGGCGCTGGCGCGAACGTTCAAGGCTGATTTGTACGTGATTCATGTGGTCGAGCCCATCGGGCTGTTCGCCGAATCGGTGTTGCAGAGCTACCTTGATGAGGCGGCCTTGCGTGAATGGCAGAGCCAGGGGCTGACCACGGTGATGGCGACCATCGAGCAGCGGGTGCTGGACAGTTTTCGCGAGGAATTGGGGGAGGGGGAGCAGGATCTGAAATTGATCCGCTCGGTGCGGGTGATCCAGGGGGACCCGTGCGAAGTGATACTCGAACAGTTGCGCAAACTCTCCGTAGACCTGCTGATCGTCGGCAGCCATAGCCATGCAACCGCCGCGGCCACACCGCTTGGGCGTACCGCTGCGCGGGTGTTGCAGCTGTCTACGGTGCCGGTTTACCTGGTGCCTTCCTTACAACGTCGACGCAGCGATGACGTGTGA
- a CDS encoding co-chaperone YbbN, which translates to MYTDSKHRPVDGGSSSIVKELELTDLDIDQQLLGLPGISLVVFTSVGCSSCRWARQQLPGWRLPLDRVCWVDAGHNGGAVERYQIFHLPALFVVCEGQFLGQIQTRLTLADLSDAINQALTRTPEDLP; encoded by the coding sequence ATGTACACGGACTCCAAGCACCGTCCAGTTGACGGCGGCAGCAGCAGTATAGTGAAGGAACTGGAATTGACCGACCTGGATATTGACCAGCAATTGCTGGGATTGCCAGGGATTTCGCTGGTGGTGTTCACCAGTGTGGGGTGTTCCAGTTGCCGTTGGGCACGCCAGCAACTGCCGGGCTGGCGCTTGCCGCTGGACCGCGTGTGCTGGGTGGATGCCGGGCACAACGGGGGGGCGGTGGAACGCTACCAGATCTTTCATTTGCCCGCGCTGTTCGTGGTGTGCGAGGGTCAATTCCTCGGGCAAATACAGACACGTCTTACACTTGCCGACCTGAGCGATGCGATCAATCAAGCGCTTACCCGTACTCCTGAGGATCTGCCATGA